Proteins found in one Corynebacterium sanguinis genomic segment:
- a CDS encoding FUSC family protein, whose protein sequence is MKRTKYYRAIERVLGTLSGIAVAGLLLSHPMQGWQIVVWIVILQYLTEMYVTRNYTIAASFITPTALLMVQTVEASPVWPMLLARTAETVIGAFAALVVIAFGYVRKYPEVVLQRR, encoded by the coding sequence ATGAAAAGAACTAAGTACTACCGCGCCATCGAGCGCGTCCTGGGCACCCTCAGCGGCATCGCGGTAGCCGGCTTATTGCTGTCCCACCCGATGCAGGGCTGGCAGATCGTCGTGTGGATTGTGATTCTGCAGTACCTCACCGAGATGTACGTGACCCGCAACTACACCATCGCCGCCAGCTTCATCACCCCGACCGCCCTGCTGATGGTGCAGACGGTCGAGGCCTCCCCCGTCTGGCCGATGCTGCTCGCCCGCACCGCGGAGACCGTCATCGGCGCGTTCGCGGCGCTCGTCGTCATCGCATTCGGCTACGTGCGCAAGTACCCCGAGGTCGTGCTGCAGC